A single Gemmatimonadota bacterium DNA region contains:
- a CDS encoding riboflavin synthase, whose protein sequence is MFSGLVTAIGEVTGVRPDRTGGVALDIAAPYRGLALGESIAVDGACLTVARKIRGGFGVQVVATTVGRTLFAETVRGQRVNLERALRLGDRLGGHLVQGHVDGIARVRGTRHRGDAWLLDLIVPKEVAAVSVPLGSITVAGVSLTVNAVRAGRVIQVSLIPHTLRHTTLGTLERGHRAHVEGDLIGKYVAALVARGGTAGA, encoded by the coding sequence GTGTTCTCGGGTTTGGTCACCGCCATCGGGGAAGTCACCGGGGTTCGACCGGACCGGACCGGTGGCGTGGCGCTCGACATCGCCGCGCCGTACCGCGGCTTGGCCCTCGGCGAGAGCATCGCGGTCGACGGGGCCTGCCTGACGGTGGCGCGGAAGATCCGGGGCGGGTTCGGGGTCCAGGTCGTGGCCACGACGGTGGGCCGGACGCTGTTCGCCGAGACGGTCCGCGGCCAGCGAGTCAACCTCGAACGGGCCCTCCGGCTCGGCGACCGGCTCGGCGGGCATCTGGTCCAGGGACACGTCGATGGGATCGCCAGGGTCCGGGGTACCCGCCACCGAGGCGACGCCTGGCTGCTGGACCTGATCGTGCCCAAGGAAGTGGCGGCGGTGTCGGTTCCCCTCGGTTCCATCACGGTGGCCGGGGTGAGCTTGACGGTCAATGCGGTTCGGGCGGGCCGGGTGATTCAAGTTTCCTTGATTCCCCATACTCTTCGGCACACCACGTTAGGCACACTCGAGCGGGGTCACCGCGCCCATGTCGAGGGCGACCTGATCGGCAAATATGTTGCGGCCCTCGTGGCGCGCGGCGGAACGGCAGGAGCATGA
- a CDS encoding bifunctional 3,4-dihydroxy-2-butanone-4-phosphate synthase/GTP cyclohydrolase II — translation MTFGTIEQAIEDLRNGRCIIVADDEERENEGDLVCAAELITPDVINFMAVHGRGLICLTLTPDRCDQLGLPQMIQENTEEMGTAFTVSIDAERRFGVTTGISAADRAMTIHVALKPETVPADFRRPGHVFPLRARPGGVLQRVGQTEASVDLARLAGLAPAGVICEILNADGTMARRAELSDFAAQHGLTFVTVAQLVAHRLRNERLVHRVAEANLPTEAGGFRIIGYRNDVDAAEHVALVYGNDNVPGDVLVRMHSKCLTGDVFHSLRCDCGDQLEAAMRQIVAAGRGVIVYLDQEGRGIGLLNKLRAYELQDSGADTVQANQRLGFGPDLRNYGIGAQILRDLGLSSIRLMTNNPRKVVGLDAYGLTITERVPLELAARDENRRYLATKRDKLGHLIGH, via the coding sequence ATGACGTTCGGAACCATCGAACAGGCGATTGAGGACCTTCGGAACGGCCGCTGCATCATCGTCGCCGACGATGAAGAGCGGGAAAACGAGGGTGACTTGGTCTGTGCGGCGGAGTTGATCACGCCCGACGTGATCAACTTCATGGCCGTCCATGGCCGGGGGCTCATTTGCCTGACCCTCACGCCGGATCGTTGCGACCAACTGGGGTTGCCCCAGATGATCCAGGAGAACACCGAAGAGATGGGCACCGCGTTCACGGTGAGCATCGACGCCGAGCGGCGGTTCGGGGTGACCACGGGGATTTCGGCCGCCGACCGGGCCATGACCATCCATGTGGCGCTCAAACCGGAGACGGTACCTGCCGACTTTCGCCGGCCCGGGCACGTTTTTCCCCTTCGGGCTCGGCCGGGAGGGGTGTTGCAGCGAGTCGGCCAGACCGAAGCCAGCGTCGACCTCGCGCGGCTCGCCGGGCTCGCGCCGGCCGGGGTGATCTGCGAAATCCTGAACGCCGACGGGACGATGGCGCGGCGGGCCGAGTTGTCGGACTTCGCGGCCCAGCACGGGCTGACCTTCGTGACGGTGGCCCAACTCGTGGCGCACCGGCTCCGGAACGAGCGGCTGGTTCATCGGGTGGCCGAAGCCAATTTGCCCACGGAAGCCGGCGGGTTTCGGATCATCGGTTACCGCAACGATGTCGATGCGGCGGAGCACGTCGCATTGGTGTACGGCAATGACAACGTACCCGGTGATGTGCTGGTCCGGATGCACTCGAAGTGCCTGACGGGCGATGTGTTCCACTCCTTGCGCTGCGACTGCGGCGACCAACTCGAGGCCGCCATGCGGCAGATCGTGGCCGCGGGCCGGGGCGTGATCGTCTACCTCGATCAAGAGGGGCGGGGCATCGGGCTGCTCAACAAGCTCAGAGCCTATGAGTTGCAGGACAGCGGCGCCGATACCGTCCAGGCCAATCAGCGCCTCGGATTCGGTCCGGATCTCCGCAACTACGGGATCGGCGCCCAGATTCTTCGTGATCTCGGGTTGTCATCGATCCGGCTGATGACCAACAATCCCCGCAAGGTGGTGGGGCTCGATGCGTACGGCCTGACGATCACCGAGCGGGTCCCGCTGGAGTTGGCGGCGCGGGACGAAAATCGCCGCTACCTCGCGACCAAGCGCGACAAACTTGGCCATCTGATCGGACACTAG
- a CDS encoding 6,7-dimethyl-8-ribityllumazine synthase, with the protein MTEYRGKLRAVGSVGIVVSTYHERITSRLLEGALATCANAGLGADQLDVVWVPGAFELGVTAAALARSGRYAAVVALGVVVRGETPHFDFVAGETSRALGETARETGVPVGFGLLTVETTSQAVDRAGGVAGNKGAEAAEAAIRTADLLQQMVRP; encoded by the coding sequence ATGACTGAGTATCGGGGAAAGCTCCGGGCGGTCGGCTCGGTCGGGATCGTGGTCAGCACGTATCATGAGCGGATCACCAGCCGGCTGCTCGAGGGCGCGCTCGCGACCTGCGCCAACGCCGGCCTCGGCGCCGACCAACTCGATGTGGTCTGGGTACCGGGCGCTTTTGAGCTGGGGGTGACCGCGGCGGCCCTGGCCCGATCGGGGCGCTATGCCGCCGTGGTGGCCCTCGGGGTGGTCGTTCGGGGTGAGACCCCGCATTTTGACTTCGTCGCCGGGGAGACCAGCAGAGCGTTAGGTGAAACGGCCCGGGAAACCGGAGTCCCCGTTGGTTTCGGGCTGCTGACGGTTGAGACGACGTCCCAGGCGGTCGACCGGGCCGGGGGAGTGGCCGGTAACAAGGGGGCCGAAGCGGCCGAGGCCGCGATTCGAACCGCGGATCTTCTTCAACAGATGGTGAGGCCGTAA
- the nusB gene encoding transcription antitermination factor NusB: MLRTETKGRARALQLLYAAETNALGVEDVIPGLARLTGPEPFVLAFAEKLATAVRADQPRLDGLLEDATEHWKLDRLAVIDRNILRLGAFELSSPEIPPRVAIDEALWLAHRFGTVQSPGFINGVLDQVARTLGRL, translated from the coding sequence ATGCTCCGGACCGAGACCAAAGGGCGGGCCCGGGCACTCCAGTTGCTCTATGCCGCCGAAACCAACGCACTGGGCGTCGAAGACGTCATCCCGGGGCTGGCCCGCCTCACCGGCCCGGAGCCGTTCGTGCTGGCGTTCGCCGAGAAGCTGGCCACCGCCGTGCGGGCCGACCAGCCCAGACTCGACGGGTTGTTGGAGGACGCCACCGAGCACTGGAAACTCGACCGGCTTGCCGTCATCGATCGGAATATTCTCCGGCTGGGGGCCTTCGAGTTGTCGTCGCCCGAGATCCCTCCGCGGGTCGCCATCGACGAAGCCCTCTGGCTGGCCCATCGATTCGGGACCGTGCAATCACCTGGGTTTATCAACGGGGTCCTCGATCAAGTGGCCCGGACGCTCGGACGGCTGTGA
- a CDS encoding glycosyltransferase family 1 protein, with translation MRILLVNWQDLENPEAGGAEIHLFELFSRAVAAGHQVDMVCSGWPGCRPAAVVQGIHVERIGNRHSFALKGRAAVRAALGRIRYEVLVEDINKLPLYLAGLSPIPSCVIVPHLFGTTAYDEAAWPLATAVVAAERLIPWAYRRSHFHAISESTRDDLIRRGVASDRIVVIHPGIDPHRFAPDPAVERSAPPSFLYVGRLKRYKGVDLAIRALAVVHRTRPEVTLDVAGNGDDRLRLEALAQSLGLGSSVRFLGFVDEPAKVKLLRSTWANLFPSPKEGWGITVMEAAACGTPSIASDSPGLRDSVRRDHTGFLVPHGDVDALAEQMLLLASDPALVDRIGRAARAAAERWTWDDAADATIRHLASLVRT, from the coding sequence GTGAGGATCCTGCTCGTCAACTGGCAGGATCTGGAGAACCCGGAGGCCGGGGGCGCCGAGATCCATCTGTTCGAGTTGTTCAGCCGGGCGGTGGCCGCGGGCCATCAGGTCGACATGGTGTGCTCGGGATGGCCGGGGTGCCGGCCGGCGGCGGTCGTCCAGGGCATCCACGTCGAGCGGATCGGCAACCGGCACTCGTTTGCCCTGAAGGGCCGGGCGGCGGTTCGGGCGGCGCTCGGCCGGATCCGGTATGAGGTGCTGGTCGAGGACATCAATAAGCTCCCGTTGTACCTGGCCGGTCTGAGCCCAATCCCCTCGTGCGTCATCGTCCCCCATCTCTTTGGCACCACCGCCTACGACGAGGCCGCTTGGCCGCTGGCGACCGCGGTGGTGGCGGCTGAACGGCTGATCCCGTGGGCGTATCGGCGCTCGCACTTTCATGCCATCAGTGAGAGCACCCGAGACGATTTAATCAGACGGGGGGTGGCGTCCGATCGGATCGTCGTGATTCACCCTGGGATTGACCCGCACCGCTTCGCGCCTGATCCGGCGGTGGAGCGTTCGGCGCCGCCTTCGTTTCTGTACGTCGGCAGGCTGAAGCGGTACAAAGGTGTCGATCTTGCCATCCGGGCCCTGGCGGTCGTGCACCGGACCCGACCGGAGGTGACCCTGGATGTGGCGGGAAATGGGGATGACCGCCTTCGGTTGGAGGCGTTGGCCCAGTCGCTCGGCCTTGGCTCGTCGGTCCGGTTTCTCGGGTTTGTCGATGAGCCGGCCAAAGTCAAGCTGCTTCGGTCCACCTGGGCCAACCTATTCCCATCGCCAAAGGAGGGCTGGGGGATTACCGTCATGGAGGCGGCGGCCTGCGGCACTCCGTCCATTGCCTCGGACAGTCCGGGGCTTCGCGACTCGGTGCGGCGGGACCACACCGGCTTCTTGGTGCCCCACGGCGACGTCGATGCGCTGGCGGAGCAAATGTTGCTTCTGGCGTCCGACCCCGCGCTGGTTGACCGGATCGGACGCGCGGCCCGGGCCGCGGCGGAACGATGGACCTGGGATGATGCCGCGGACGCGACGATCCGTCATCTTGCCAGTCTGGTGAGGACTTGA
- the hprK gene encoding HPr(Ser) kinase/phosphatase — protein sequence MTLRPRDLLGRRGDLLELESLTGEIGLDRALPETDIASPGLVLAGYTARFVPDRMQVLGETEVSYLVALDAAARRLAITTFFAFDLPIVFITKGQSPPEPLVTVARERGIPVLRTQLKTAEFYRRIKPILAHAFAPRTTLHGSLADVYGVGLLFTGRSGIGKSECVLDLVERGHRLVADDVVIATRRGNDILIGQGHELAAHHMEIRGVGLIDIQVLFGVRAVRQQKRIEVIVHLDDWTNTPDADRTGLARQEITILDVKLPKVIVPLNPGKNLTVISEVVAMNHLLRMGGVDSAAVFNDRLIKRMKEQRGLREYLQEDFE from the coding sequence ATGACACTGCGGCCCCGGGATCTGCTTGGCCGGCGGGGGGATCTCCTCGAACTCGAGTCGCTGACCGGCGAGATCGGGCTCGACCGGGCCCTTCCGGAAACCGATATCGCGAGCCCCGGACTCGTCCTGGCCGGGTACACCGCCCGGTTCGTGCCTGACCGGATGCAGGTCCTCGGGGAAACCGAGGTCAGCTACCTCGTGGCCCTCGACGCCGCTGCCCGACGGCTGGCGATCACGACGTTTTTCGCCTTTGACCTGCCGATCGTGTTCATCACCAAGGGGCAGAGTCCGCCGGAGCCGCTGGTGACCGTGGCGCGCGAGCGGGGCATTCCGGTGCTTCGCACTCAGCTGAAGACGGCGGAATTCTACCGCCGGATCAAACCGATCCTGGCCCATGCTTTCGCGCCCCGGACGACTCTGCACGGGTCGCTGGCCGATGTGTACGGCGTCGGGTTGCTGTTCACCGGCCGGAGCGGCATCGGCAAAAGTGAGTGCGTCCTCGACTTGGTCGAGCGCGGCCACCGGCTCGTCGCCGACGACGTCGTGATCGCCACCCGTCGGGGCAACGATATCTTGATCGGGCAGGGGCACGAGCTCGCGGCCCACCACATGGAAATCCGCGGCGTCGGACTGATCGACATCCAGGTGCTCTTCGGGGTCCGAGCGGTCCGGCAGCAAAAGCGGATCGAAGTCATCGTACACCTCGACGACTGGACCAATACCCCCGACGCCGATCGAACCGGCCTCGCCCGGCAGGAAATCACCATCTTGGATGTCAAACTGCCGAAGGTCATCGTGCCGCTGAATCCAGGCAAGAACTTGACGGTGATCTCGGAAGTGGTGGCCATGAACCACTTGCTCCGCATGGGCGGCGTCGATAGTGCCGCGGTTTTCAACGACCGGTTGATCAAGCGAATGAAGGAACAGCGGGGCCTCCGGGAGTATTTGCAGGAGGACTTCGAGTGA
- a CDS encoding PTS mannose/fructose/sorbose transporter subunit IIB: MSIVVARIDDRLVHGQVVIGWGRPLELSRIVLVDAEVAASAFERELYQMAVPAGIEVEFLAPDEAPARIEALGSADERVLVLTGSVDTMVTLAKRCHGAIAKINLGGIHAQPGRREYLRYLYLSGRELDDLRTVEAAGIEVSAQDLPTTAPVPLSALRP, translated from the coding sequence ATGAGCATCGTGGTGGCCCGGATCGATGACCGGCTCGTTCACGGCCAGGTGGTCATCGGATGGGGGCGGCCGCTCGAACTGAGCCGGATCGTCTTGGTCGATGCCGAAGTGGCGGCCAGCGCGTTCGAGCGGGAACTGTATCAGATGGCCGTCCCCGCCGGCATTGAGGTGGAGTTCCTCGCGCCCGACGAGGCGCCGGCCCGGATCGAGGCGTTAGGCTCTGCGGACGAGCGAGTTCTGGTTCTGACGGGATCGGTCGACACGATGGTGACGCTGGCCAAGCGCTGTCACGGGGCCATCGCCAAGATCAACCTCGGGGGCATTCACGCCCAGCCCGGCCGGCGAGAGTACCTCCGGTATCTGTATCTCTCGGGCCGGGAGCTTGACGACCTCAGGACGGTGGAGGCCGCCGGGATCGAGGTGTCCGCCCAGGATCTGCCCACCACGGCCCCGGTGCCGCTCTCGGCGCTCCGGCCATGA
- a CDS encoding HPr family phosphocarrier protein yields MERPVTIVNPLGLHARPAAQFVKMAATFSSHIELLKDGSAINGKSIMGVMVLAAECGSSFTIRADGADAELAVAALADLVAAGFGEK; encoded by the coding sequence ATCGAACGACCTGTGACGATCGTGAACCCGCTCGGGCTCCATGCCCGCCCGGCCGCTCAGTTCGTCAAGATGGCGGCGACCTTCTCCTCGCACATCGAACTGCTCAAGGATGGGTCGGCGATCAACGGGAAGAGCATCATGGGGGTCATGGTGCTGGCGGCGGAGTGCGGCAGTTCGTTCACCATTCGGGCCGATGGGGCGGACGCGGAACTCGCCGTCGCGGCCCTGGCCGACTTGGTCGCCGCCGGATTCGGGGAGAAATGA
- the ptsP gene encoding phosphoenolpyruvate--protein phosphotransferase — protein MSEARTIRGIGVSPGLALAPAVVLEWRFPDVPDRSVTPDEVEGEIRRLHEATKTVAGHLNTLRERVLHSAGLEESQIFEAQIMMVEDLDFQASVEHLIRKNNLSAETAFEFKALELRVAFSGTSNLRMRERLADLSATQIRVLRVLVGHQDDELAAVAAHQHVIIVAHELSPGLTVQLDRDQLLGLVSEEGTRTSHAAILAHSLGIPAVMGAAGALDRIKPGHMLLIDGQTGTIVIEPTPEELEIARTQATRRHKLELELEGASNQPAVTPDGVSLSLMGNVDLPEEIDLAVKHGASGVGLLRTEFLVTGRAHVPTEEEQLEYFRRVGAAFPNDLVVIRTYDLGGDKFPAAFETQPEANPFLGWRSIRVCLDRPEIFRPQIRALLRIAAERTIKVMLPLVTRVEEVLEAKAMFAEEAALLAAAGVRSARTLDIGVMVETPAAVVLADRFAAVSAFFSVGTNDLTQYTMAIDRGSAYLAGRFTPFDPAVIRQLAQVRQAGRTAGIPVSVCGEMASEPLGALLLIGLGYETLSVASPSLPLVKWLVRKVPFKVCEEAAIRALGAETALAVEAVLRAAAQNYVDKRLLGM, from the coding sequence ATGAGCGAGGCGCGGACCATCCGGGGAATCGGCGTGTCGCCGGGGCTCGCGCTCGCCCCGGCGGTGGTGCTCGAATGGCGGTTTCCCGACGTGCCCGACCGATCGGTGACGCCGGACGAAGTCGAGGGCGAAATCCGCCGGCTCCATGAGGCCACCAAGACGGTGGCGGGCCATCTCAACACGCTCCGGGAGCGGGTGCTCCATTCTGCCGGACTCGAGGAATCACAGATCTTCGAGGCCCAGATCATGATGGTCGAGGACCTGGACTTCCAGGCCAGCGTCGAGCACCTGATCCGGAAGAACAACTTGAGCGCCGAAACCGCGTTCGAGTTCAAAGCACTCGAGCTTCGGGTGGCGTTCTCCGGCACCTCGAATCTCCGAATGCGGGAGCGTCTCGCCGACCTCTCGGCCACCCAAATCCGGGTCCTCCGCGTCTTGGTGGGTCACCAGGATGATGAACTCGCGGCCGTCGCGGCCCATCAGCATGTCATCATCGTGGCCCACGAGCTTTCCCCTGGGTTGACGGTTCAACTCGACCGCGACCAACTCCTTGGGCTGGTGAGTGAAGAAGGAACTCGGACCTCGCACGCCGCGATTCTCGCTCACTCGCTCGGCATCCCGGCGGTCATGGGGGCCGCGGGCGCCCTCGATCGGATCAAGCCCGGGCACATGCTGCTGATCGACGGCCAGACCGGCACCATTGTCATCGAACCGACGCCGGAAGAACTCGAGATCGCCCGAACCCAGGCGACCCGCCGGCACAAACTTGAGCTCGAACTCGAGGGCGCCTCGAACCAGCCGGCGGTCACCCCGGACGGCGTGTCGCTCTCGCTCATGGGAAATGTCGACCTGCCGGAGGAAATCGATCTGGCGGTCAAGCACGGCGCCAGCGGCGTCGGGCTGTTGCGGACCGAATTCTTGGTGACCGGGCGGGCCCATGTCCCGACCGAAGAGGAGCAACTCGAATACTTCCGCCGGGTCGGGGCAGCCTTCCCGAACGACCTGGTCGTGATCCGGACCTATGACTTGGGCGGGGACAAATTTCCGGCGGCGTTCGAGACCCAGCCGGAGGCCAATCCGTTTCTCGGCTGGCGATCGATTCGGGTGTGCCTCGATCGGCCCGAGATCTTCCGGCCGCAGATTCGGGCCCTGCTCCGAATCGCCGCCGAGCGGACGATCAAGGTGATGCTCCCACTCGTCACCCGGGTCGAGGAGGTGCTCGAAGCGAAAGCGATGTTTGCCGAGGAAGCGGCCCTGTTGGCGGCGGCCGGGGTCCGCTCGGCCAGGACGCTCGACATCGGCGTCATGGTGGAAACGCCGGCCGCCGTGGTGTTGGCCGATCGGTTTGCCGCGGTCTCAGCCTTTTTCAGCGTCGGCACCAACGACTTGACCCAATACACCATGGCCATCGACCGCGGCAGCGCCTACCTCGCCGGCCGGTTCACCCCCTTCGATCCGGCCGTGATCCGGCAACTCGCGCAGGTGCGCCAGGCGGGACGCACGGCCGGCATTCCCGTGAGCGTGTGCGGGGAGATGGCCTCGGAACCGCTGGGGGCTCTGCTGCTGATTGGCCTCGGATACGAGACCCTGAGTGTGGCGTCACCCTCGCTTCCGTTGGTCAAATGGCTGGTACGGAAAGTGCCATTCAAGGTCTGCGAAGAGGCGGCAATCCGGGCCCTTGGGGCCGAGACCGCGTTGGCGGTCGAAGCCGTTCTTCGAGCAGCAGCGCAAAACTATGTGGACAAACGACTTCTGGGCATGTAG
- a CDS encoding methionine adenosyltransferase, translating into MARAKRHVFTSESVTEGHPDKVADQISDAVLDAIIARDPAARVACETMVTTGMAVVAGEITTNTYVNIPEIVRNTVERIGYTDAAFGFDARSCAVLISIDRQSSDIAMGVDTSKSKEQGAGDQGMMFGYATRETRERMPLAIILAHRIAERLAAVRKGLDGHERIDWLRPDGKSQVSVEYEGDRPIAVKTVVVSTQHAEHVGRRVLSHNTIKDTVIQEVIRPVLEKAGFASRSTKFLINPTGRFVVGGPHGDAGLTGRKIIVDTYGGMARHGGGAFSGKDPSKVDRSAAYAVRWVAKNIVEAKLAERCEVQVAYAIGVAQPVSIMVQTFGTGIMSDEKLERIVAEVFDLTPAGIIKALRLRRPIYSPTAAYGHFGRRPKTVKVEGKRVDLFPWEATNKVRDLLTAAKA; encoded by the coding sequence ATGGCCCGCGCCAAACGGCACGTCTTCACCTCCGAATCCGTCACCGAAGGGCACCCCGACAAGGTGGCCGATCAAATCTCCGACGCGGTGCTCGATGCCATCATCGCCCGCGATCCGGCGGCCCGGGTGGCCTGCGAAACGATGGTGACCACCGGGATGGCGGTTGTGGCCGGTGAAATTACCACCAACACCTATGTAAACATTCCGGAGATCGTCCGAAACACGGTCGAACGGATCGGCTACACCGACGCGGCGTTCGGGTTTGATGCCCGGAGCTGTGCCGTCCTGATCTCGATCGACCGCCAGTCCAGCGACATCGCGATGGGCGTCGACACCTCGAAGTCGAAAGAGCAGGGGGCCGGCGACCAAGGGATGATGTTCGGCTACGCCACCCGGGAAACCCGGGAACGGATGCCATTGGCGATCATTCTGGCCCACCGGATCGCCGAGCGGTTGGCCGCCGTCCGCAAGGGGCTCGATGGCCACGAGCGCATCGATTGGCTCCGTCCGGACGGCAAGAGCCAGGTTTCGGTCGAGTATGAGGGCGACCGGCCGATCGCGGTCAAAACGGTCGTGGTGTCGACCCAGCACGCGGAGCACGTCGGGCGCCGGGTGCTGTCGCACAACACCATCAAGGACACGGTGATTCAGGAAGTCATTCGACCGGTGCTCGAAAAAGCCGGGTTCGCCTCGCGGAGTACGAAATTCTTGATCAATCCGACCGGCCGGTTTGTGGTCGGGGGCCCCCACGGAGATGCCGGCCTGACCGGACGGAAGATCATCGTCGATACGTACGGCGGTATGGCCCGTCACGGAGGTGGCGCTTTCAGCGGCAAGGACCCTTCGAAAGTCGACCGGTCGGCGGCGTACGCGGTGCGGTGGGTCGCGAAGAATATCGTCGAGGCCAAGTTGGCGGAACGGTGCGAGGTCCAGGTGGCCTACGCGATCGGCGTGGCGCAGCCGGTGTCGATCATGGTGCAGACCTTCGGAACCGGCATCATGTCCGACGAGAAGCTCGAGCGGATCGTCGCGGAGGTCTTCGATCTCACGCCGGCCGGTATCATCAAGGCACTCCGACTCCGACGCCCCATCTACAGCCCGACGGCCGCGTACGGCCATTTCGGGCGGCGGCCGAAGACCGTCAAGGTCGAAGGCAAGCGGGTCGACCTGTTCCCGTGGGAAGCAACCAACAAGGTGCGGGATCTCTTGACGGCCGCGAAGGCCTGA
- a CDS encoding bifunctional nuclease family protein, with protein MVRMTIAHLGLDRSTNSPVVVLKEQGGDRVLRIWIGAPEATAIALALRGESPPRPMTHDLLKHLLVGVGGVLRRVTITGMKDSTYFAELLVFRAGQIIEIDARPSDAIALALRTEAPIFVTDEVLDGESSGPSAMPATESAADQLKKFLAKLDPEDLGRFQP; from the coding sequence ATGGTCCGGATGACAATCGCCCACTTGGGACTTGATCGATCGACGAATTCGCCGGTCGTGGTCCTGAAGGAGCAGGGGGGCGACCGGGTGCTCCGAATCTGGATCGGCGCGCCCGAAGCCACGGCGATCGCCCTCGCGCTCCGAGGGGAGTCGCCGCCGCGCCCGATGACCCACGATCTCCTCAAGCACCTTCTCGTCGGCGTGGGCGGCGTCCTCCGCCGGGTCACTATAACGGGCATGAAAGACAGTACCTACTTCGCCGAACTGTTGGTGTTCCGGGCCGGACAAATCATCGAAATCGACGCTCGGCCTTCCGACGCCATCGCCCTCGCGCTCCGGACCGAGGCCCCAATCTTCGTGACGGACGAGGTGCTGGACGGCGAGAGCTCCGGGCCGAGCGCGATGCCGGCCACGGAGTCGGCCGCCGACCAACTCAAGAAGTTCCTCGCCAAGCTCGACCCCGAAGACCTCGGGCGCTTCCAACCGTGA
- a CDS encoding iron ABC transporter permease: MKALGLVGAAIIAAAIALSIGAVPMSFLEVFRGVVDPSGPAGAIIWDLRMPRITLAFLVGGGLSVSGAALQALVRNPLAEPYLLGISGGAGLGAVAAIALGLSGLLAIPAAAFAGALASSAIVYWVAAVQGARLEPRVLVLVGVVVSAFCGAITTAVLTTSEAAMLRNAFLWLLGGFGTASWVSVVVFAAYAVVPIGFLFGANRTLDLLSLGDESAEALGVRTERAKALVFVTTALLTAASVAVSGMIGFVGLVAPHAVRGWLGPLHRHLMPAVFVAGGSLLILADAIARTVLRPAELPIGAVTALIGVPLFAVLLRRSLA; this comes from the coding sequence ATGAAGGCGCTCGGACTGGTGGGGGCCGCGATCATCGCCGCCGCGATCGCCTTGTCGATCGGCGCGGTCCCGATGTCCTTCTTGGAGGTCTTCCGGGGCGTGGTCGATCCGTCAGGCCCAGCGGGCGCCATCATCTGGGATCTTCGGATGCCGCGAATTACGCTCGCGTTCCTGGTGGGCGGCGGACTCAGCGTGTCGGGCGCCGCCCTGCAGGCGCTGGTCCGCAATCCGCTCGCCGAGCCATACCTTCTGGGGATCTCCGGGGGCGCGGGGCTCGGTGCGGTGGCGGCGATCGCACTCGGACTCTCGGGCCTGCTCGCGATTCCGGCCGCCGCGTTTGCCGGCGCCCTTGCCTCGTCGGCCATCGTCTACTGGGTTGCCGCGGTCCAAGGCGCGCGGCTCGAGCCCCGGGTCCTGGTTCTGGTCGGCGTCGTGGTCTCGGCGTTCTGCGGCGCCATCACCACCGCCGTGTTGACGACGTCGGAGGCGGCCATGCTCCGAAACGCATTTCTGTGGCTCCTGGGCGGGTTCGGGACCGCGAGCTGGGTGTCCGTCGTGGTCTTCGCGGCGTATGCGGTCGTGCCGATCGGATTTCTGTTCGGCGCCAATCGCACCCTGGATCTTCTGTCGCTTGGCGATGAGTCTGCCGAAGCCCTGGGCGTTCGGACCGAGCGGGCCAAGGCGCTGGTCTTCGTCACCACGGCGCTACTCACGGCCGCCAGCGTGGCGGTGAGCGGCATGATCGGCTTCGTCGGCCTAGTGGCACCTCATGCTGTTCGGGGGTGGCTCGGCCCGTTGCATCGGCACCTGATGCCGGCGGTTTTCGTCGCCGGCGGCTCGCTCCTGATCCTCGCCGACGCGATCGCCCGAACGGTGCTCCGGCCGGCTGAACTGCCGATCGGGGCCGTGACGGCCCTGATCGGAGTTCCGCTCTTTGCGGTCCTGCTCCGGCGGAGCTTGGCCTAA